The Daucus carota subsp. sativus chromosome 9, DH1 v3.0, whole genome shotgun sequence genome window below encodes:
- the LOC108202653 gene encoding ribulose-1,5 bisphosphate carboxylase/oxygenase large subunit N-methyltransferase, chloroplastic yields MSTLFYLNPSSSILNHPHSHFKTPPKRPSSYITSGGPPQPTPPQQLQTFWQWLSEEKVVTHKSPAKPGVVSEGLGLVAQRDISRNEVVLEVPKKLWINPESVAASEIGSVCSGLKPWVCVALFLIREKMRGGESWWWRYIDVLPECTDSTIFWSEEELYEIQGTQLLSTTVGCKDYVQSEFLRVEEEIILPNQKLFPSTITVEDFLWAFGILRSRAFSRLRGQNLVLIPLADLINHSSSIKTEDYAYEIKGAGLFSRDLIFSLRSPVAVKAGEQVLIQYDLNKSNAELALDYGFIESGSDRVTYTLNLDIAESDENFGDKLDIAETNGMNTTAYFDITLDQPLPKEMLPYLRLVALGGTDAFLLESIFRNAVWDHLQLPVSRANEEVICQVVRNACKSALAGYNTTLEEDEKLKTDGNLSPRLQIAVGIRAGEKKVLHHIDSIFKEREQELDELEYYQERRLRDLGLVGEQGDIIFWEPK; encoded by the exons ATGTCAACTCTCTTCTATCTCAACCCATCATCCTCAATCCTAAACCACCCCCACTCTCACTTCAAGACACCCCCCAAAAGACCATCTTCTTACATCACCTCCGGGGGCCCACCTCAGCCTACCCCACCTCAACAACTCCAGACATTCTGGCAGTGGCTGTCTGAAGAAAAAGTGGTGACCCACAAGTCCCCAGCTAAGCCTGGAGTTGTGTCTGAAGGGCTAGGCCTGGTTGCTCAGAGAGATATCAGTAGAAATGAAGTTGTTTTGGAGGTACCCAAGAAGCTGTGGATTAATCCAGAGAGTGTGGCAGCTTCTGAGATTGGGAGTGTGTGTAGTGGATTGAAGCCTTGGGTTTGTGTGGCTTTGTTTTTGATCAGAGAGAAGATGAGAGGGGGGGAGTCTTGGTGGTGGAGATATATTGATGTGCTGCCAGAGTGTACTGATTCTACTATCTTTTG GTCAGAAGAGGAACTATATGAAATTCAAG GAACCCAACTATTGAGCACAACAGTAGGTTGCAAAGATTATGTGCAAAGTGAGTTCTTGCGAGTTGAAGAAGAAATCATACTTCCAAATCAGAAGCTTTTTCCATCTACTATAACAGTGGAGGACTTCTTGTGGGCATTTGGGATACTCAGGTCAAGGGCTTTTTCTCGTCTTCGTGGTCAAAATCTTGTTCTTATCCCCCTGGCAGACTTG ATCAATCACAGTTCTAGCATAAAAACAGAAGATTATGCATATGAGATCAAGGGAGCTGGTCTTTTCTCGAGGGATCTTATATTTTCTTTGCGTAGCCCAGTAGCAGTCAAGGCTGGTGAGCAG GTTCTGATCCAGTATGATTTAAACAAAAGTAATGCCGAGTTAGCTCTGGATTATGGATTCATAGAATCGGGATCAGACCGAGTTACATACACATTAAACCTAGACATAGCTGAATCAGATGAAAACTTTGGGGACAAGCTAGATATTGCTGAGACAAATGGGATGAATACAACTGCTTACTTTGATATCACACTGGACCAGCCTCTTCCAAAGGAAATGCTCCCGTATCTGAGGCTCGTAGCTCTTGGGGGAACCGATGCTTTTCTTCTAGAATCTATTTTCAGAAATGCAGTTTGGGACCATCTCCAGTTACCTGTTAGCCGTGCCAATGAAGAGGTTATATGCCAAGTTGTACGAAATGCCTGCAAATCTGCCCTTGCTGGTTACAACACCACACTCGAAGAG GATGAGAAGCTGAAGACAGATGGAAATCTCAGTCCACGTCTTCAAATAGCAGTTGGGATAAGAGCAGGGGAGAAGAAGGTATTGCACCACATTGATTCGATATTCAAGGAAAGGGAACAGGAGTTGGATGAGCTTGAATATTACCAAGAAAGGAGACTCAGGGATCTTGGATTGGTTGGAGAACAAGGCGACATCATTTTCTGGGAGCCCAAATAA